The Rugosibacter aromaticivorans region GCGGCGCAAATGGCAGCTTGTCAATCACCACCAGCGAGAGCGCTTCACCACGCACATCCACGCCTTCCCAAAAGCTTTGGCTGGCGACAAGAATCGCGTTACCGAGAAAGCGAAAACGTTCCAGCAGCTCTGTTTTTGAACCCTCACCCTGCATGAGCAAGGGCAAATCGAGTGCTTCTTTTTGCAATTTCTCTTGCAATAGTTCGCGAATTCGCCGCATCGCGCGTAACGAGGTGCACAGCACAAATGTTCTCCCGCCTGCTGCCCGTATGGCTGGCCAAGCGGCTTCGGCAACGGCCTCCTGATAAAAGGCGCTATTCGGGTCCGGCATGCCAAGCGGCGCGTACAGCAACCCATTATTGGCGTAATCGAAAGGGCTGCCCCACACCACCGTTTCAGCTTCATGTAAGCCGAGTGCATCGCAATAATGCGAAAAATTCTGTCCCACCGCCAGTGTGGCAGATGCAAAAATCCATGCACGCGGATGACCTTCCATCTGGCGGCGGAAAATCGGCGCAATATCCAGTGGTGTTACATTGAGCGATAAGGCGTGTGAATACACTTCGAGCCACTTAACCACTGGCCCCACCAACCCATCCGCCTCGGCTGCCTCGCCTTTTTGCCAACGCGTCAGTCGATGCACTAGCTGCTGCGTGCGCTCCAGGCAATTGGCCAAGCCCTCCCCACGGTCAGACTGGGCTTCCAGGTGCTTGCCCAACTCACGTAAAGCGGTTGTCACCGTCTGTAAAGCAGAAGAAAAATCGCGCTCGTTTTCTACCTGGCTTGCCGGCAAGCGCACATTTTCGCCTTTCACGGACAAACGCAAATCACGTGCGGCTTTATCCAGATACTGTGCAGCTTCTTGTAACGGTAGGTAATCTTTTGCCGAGGTGATGCCTTCGTTACGCGCATCGCGCGACAAATCAATCAACTGCGATGTGGAAATACTCTCACCAAAAAACAGTCCGGCAATTTCAGGCAACTGGTGTGCCTCATCGAAAATTACCGTATTACACGCAGGCAACAGCTCGCCCATGCCTTCATCTTTCAGCATTACATCGGCAAAAAACAGATGGTGATTGACCACTACTACATCGGCCATTTGTGCATTTTGGCGGGCTGTCAAAACAAAGCACTGCTTGACGTTTGGACATTCCTGCCCCAAACAATTTTCGCGCGTCGATGTGGCTACCTGCCAAGCCGCTGAATCTTCAGGAACATCAACACATTCGGCCTTGTCGCCCGTTTTGGTGCGCTCGGCAAAGCGGACGATTTTGCGCAGATGACCGGCTTCTTCACGCGATGCCAGGCGCCCGGCGCTCAATGCGCGTTCAAGATGATATGGGCAGACATAGTTCGAGCGGCCCTTGAGCAGCGCTATTGATGCGCCCACTTTCAATGCTGCCCGCACCACCGGTAAGTCGCGATTGAACAATTGATCTTGTAAAGTTTTTGTCCCCGTTGAAATGATGACTTTGCCACCTGACAGCAACGCCGGAACAAGATACGCAAAGGTTTTGCCCGTGCCTGTACCAGCTTCAGCCACCAGCACGGCGTTGCCCGCAATGGCCAAAGCAATGCGCTGCGCCATTTCCAGCTGCTGCGGGCGCACGCGAAACCCTTCAACCGCTTGTGCAAGCGGCCCTTCGATGGCAAAAATAGGATCAAGAACTGACATAGCGGGCGCGGCATGGTAGCACGCTGGACAATCGAACACTCCCCTCAGAAAACAGATGCACTATCGCCGTCGCCTCAAAATAGCCATTTGCTATCACGTAGAGAGTAAAAATCAATTTGATTAATAAAAAGGCTGCCCCTAACATGATCTTGCAGTTCAATAAAAGGAGCAAAACATGACATCACATACCAGCAAACCCTCGTCGACATTGGGATGGCTAATTGCTCTCTATGCCGATGCCGCATTCGCCTATTAACCCTAACCACTCAAAAGGAGAAACAGCATGACTAGCAAAAAATCACTTACCACCACCGGTGGCGCACCTGTCGTCGACAATCAGAACATCATGACTGCCGGCCCGCGTGGCCCGGTGCTGATGCAAGACTATCAGTAGATGGAAAAGATGGCGCACTTCAACCGGAAACGCATACCCGGGTGTGTCATCCACGCCATAGGCGCGGACGCATACGAAACGTTTATGGTGAACCGCGCGTAATAATATAGATCGGTACTCGGACGCCAAATCGGACCGAGTCGTTGGATTCAAACTGTCAAAGGAGAAACACATGTCAAGCGAAACGAAATGCCCATTCCATCACACCGCCGACGCTGGAAAGTCGAACCGTGAGTGGTGGCCGAACCAACTCGACCTGAAGATACTGCACCAGCACTCGTCCCTGTCTGATCCCATGGACAAGGGCTTCAACTACGCCGAGACGTTCAAGAGCCTCGACCTGGCGGCCGTGAAGCAGGATCTGCTGGCGCTGATGACCGACTCGCAGGACTGGTGGCCGGCGGACTTCGGTCACTATGGACCTTTGTTCATTCGCATGGCGTGGCACAGCGCCGGCACGTACCGCACCGGCGACGGTCGCGGCGGCGCAGGGCGCGGCAACCAGCGCTTTGCGCCCCTGAACAGTTGGCCCGACAACGTCAACCTCGACAAGGCACGCAGGCTGCTGTGGCCGATCAAGCAGAAGTATGGCCGGAAAATTTCCTGGGCCGACCTCATGATCCTCACCGGCAACGTCGCGCTGGAATCGATGGGATTCAAGACCTTCGGTTTCGGCGGCGGGCGTAAGGACATCTGGGAGCCGGAAGAAGACACCTACTGGGGCGCCGAGACCACCTGGCTGGGCGGTGACAAACGCTACTCCGGCGACCGGGATCTCGAAAATCCGCTCGCTGCCGTGCAGATGGGCTTGATTTACGTGAACCCAGAAGGCCCGAACGGCAACCCAGATCCGCTCGCCGCGGCCAAGGATATCCGCGAGACCTTCGCGCGCATGGCGATGAACGACGAGGAGACGGTGGCGCTGATTGCGGGCGGTCACACCTTCGGCAAAACCCACGGTGCCGGCGATGCCTCACTGGTGGGCCCTGCGCCTGAAGCCGCCGGCATCGAGGAACAAGGCCTGGGCTGGAAGAGCCGCTTCGGCACAGGCAAGGGCGCCGACCAGATCGGCAGCGGCCTGGAAGTCACCTGGACCAGCACGCCGACGAAATGGAGCAACAACTTCTTCTGGAACCTGTTCGGTTACGAATGGGAGCTGACGAAAAGCCCGGCCGGTGCGCACCAGTGGGTTGCGAAGGGTGGAGCCGGCGCCGGCACCATTCCGGACGCCCACGACCCGGCCAAGCGTCACGCGCCGACCATGCTGACCACGGATCTCTCCCTGCGCTTCGACCCCGTTTACGAAAAGATTTCGAGGCGTTTCTACGAGAACCCGGACCAGTTCGCCGACGCCTTCGCCCGTGCCTGGTTCAAGCTGACCCACCGCGACATGGGCCCGCGCGCCCGCTATCTCGGCCCGGAAGTCCCTGCCGAAGCGCTCATCTGGCAAGACCCTATCCCCACGGTCAATCACAAGTTGATCGATGCACAGGACATTGCCTCCCTCAAGGGCAAGATCCTGGCGTCGGGCCTGTCTGTCTCGCAACTGGTGTCGACCGCCTGGGCGTCGGCATCCACCTTCCGTGGTTCCGACAAGCGCGGTGGCGCGAACGGTGCCCGCATCCGTCTCGCGCCGCAGAAGGATTGGGCGGTCAACCAGCCCGAGCAGCTGGCGAACGTGCTCAAGACGCTGGAGCACATCCAGGGCGAGTTCAACGGCGCACAGTCTGGCGGCAAGAAGGTATCGCTTGCCGATCTGATCGTGTTAGCTGGGTGCGCAGGCGTCGAGCAGGCGGTGAAGCATGCCGGTCACGCCGTGACGGTTCCTTTCGCGCCGGGACGCATGGACGCTTCGCAGGCGCAAACCGATGTGGACTCCTTCGCCGTGCTCGAACCGATCGCCGATGGCTTCCGCAACTACCTCAAGGGAAGCCACAGCGTATCGGCCGAGGCGATGCTGGTCAACAAGTCGCAATTGCTGACCCTGACCGCGCCCGAAATGACGGTGCTCGTCGGCGGCATGCGCGTCTTGAATACCAATGTCGGACAGACCCAGCACGGCGTCTTTACGCAGCGGCCAGAGGCGCTGACCAACGACTTCTTCCTGAACCTGCTCGACATGGGTACGGAGTGGAAGGCAGTCTCGGACGCCAAGGACGTGTTCGAAGGGCGCGATCGCAAAACCGGCGAACTCAAGTGGACCGGCACCCGTGTCGATCTCGTCTTCGGTTCGAACTCCCAGCTCCGTGCCCTGGCTGAGGTCTATGGAAGCTCGGACGCTCAGGAAAAATTTGTCCATGACTTTGTAGCGGCCTGGATCAAGGTGATGAACCTCGATCGCTTCGACCTCGCGTGATCTCGGAGGAGAGGCCTTAAAGGTCTTATGTCGAGCAACCTTGACCTGGCATCGGCTTATCCCGAACCAGGTCGAGGTTGAGCAAACCATGCAACTTCCATTTCGCTTTACTCATAAGGGCACTTCACTTCTATAAATCCCCCAACCCAGCTACGCTTCTGCCATGTAAACCAGCCTGTTTGAGCTTGAGAAGCGCTACGCCAGTTTGAGCAAAACGGGCGACACACTGGAACGGCTGAATGCCGTCATTGACGGGGAAATCTTCCGTTCCTTGCTGGAGCGAATTAATGCCAAAGACCGCAAGACCGCTGCCGGGCGCCGTCCCACCTGCCGCGTGCTCATGTTCAAGCTGCTCATTTTGCTGCGTCTGCACAACCTGTCTGATGAACGGCTGCAATACAAGGTCAGCGACCGGCTCTCCTTCATGCGCTTCCTCGGGCTTGAGTTGTCGGGCAACGTACCCGATGCGCACACCGCGTGGGCATTCCGCGAAGCCATCAAGGAACACCGCTTGGTTGAACCCCTGTTCGAGTATCTCAATCAGGCGCTGGCCGACCTCGGTGTCGAACTCAAAAGCGGACAGATCATCGACGCCACCTTTGTCCCCGTATCGATTCAGCGCAACGGATGCGAGAACAACGTGATCATCAAAGCGGATGACCGCGAAAGCCACCAGCGTGATTTGTTCGAAGCCATCGAGAAAAAAACTTTCCGCGCTGGACGCTGTATGTGCAAATCATGCCGGAAAAAGATGCCGCCAAGGTGCCTTACCATCCCTTCGACCTCACCAAAATCTGGCCGAAAAAGGATTACCTGTCACCAGCGGATGTAAATTGACACAGGTCGGCGATTGAAAGTTGATACACTGAGTTGAGAGAAGATCGGCGGATTATTTGAGGTTCCGGTCGATGATCACAAATGAGGTGCATATGGAAATCGAGGTATTAAGGAAACATGGTTTCAGCCTGCGTCGCATCGCGGCAGAGGTTGGCTGTGCGGTAAACACGGTGCGTAGCCACTTGGCAACGGGCACGAAGCCGAAATACGAATGGCAGAAACGGCGGGCTTCCAAGCTGTCACCCTATGAAATTTACCTAAGGGAGAGACAAGTGGCCGTCCATCCGATCTGGATACCAGCCAGCGTATTGCACCGGGAGATTGCTGACCAAGGCTACCAGGTGGCCTGAGCCAACTGCGAAGCTACCTACGCGGTATCAGGCCAACGCTGCCTGCCGATCCGGTAGTGCTGTTTGAAAATACCGCCCGTTCGGTAGGTGGCGCTTCACGCGAAATCCAGTTGCGTCATATCGGCAACTGCATGAAGGCCGATCCGGCCTATGGCATGGGCGTGGCCAAGGCGCTAGGCATACCGGAAGCGGAAATTTCCGCAGCCTTAGGTTGTTGAAAAACAAAAAATCAGCACAGCCATGGCTGTACTGATTTTTTACACCTCAAATCATAAAAAGTCGGCGCTGGTAGTACGGCAAATAGGGCTCAAGCCTAAGGCATTTCGACAAAAACAGCGCCCTCTTCCTCGCTCGCCTTGAAGGTGGGAACCGGCGCCGGTTTCTTGCCCATGCCGATCATGCCGTGCATGAACTTGGGCATCGGGATACCGAGAAAGGAGTTCGCCCAGTTGAGATTCTTGCCCGTGCAAATATCGAAACGCGAGCCGTGCCAAGGGCATTGAATCACGCCATCAACCACCTTGCCGCCTTTCATGGACAGCCCCAGATGCGTACATTTACTGGAGATCGCGCAAACCTTGCCCTGTACGCGGGTCAATAACACGGATTGCCCATTTGCCTGCACCGCATGCAGTTGCGTTTCCTTAACGTCATTTGAACCGGCCACTTTGATTCGTTTCATGAAATTCTCCTGAGTGTTGATGAACAACGGCGCACCCAACCATTGGGATGGCAATTACTAAAAGTGTAGATCAAAACAAGTCAATCACGGCGAAACAGGCACCACAGCCATGGTACAACGCGAAACACACACCGGCTTACTGTCTTCATCAACAATCCGTATATCCCAAACCTGGGTACGGCGGCCAATATGTATCGGCGTGGCTGTCGCTGTTACCACACCATCCCGCTTGCCGCGCAAATGATTCGCGTTGATCTCCAACCCTACTGCGGTTTCCTTGCCTGGATCAAGATTCAAGCATGCAGCCACCGAGGCAACTGTTTCAGCCAGCACGACTGATGCGCCGCCATGCAGCAACCCAAACGTCTGATGTACTTTGGGCCCAACCGGCATAGTTGCCACCACACGATTTTTCGTCTGTTCTACAAGTTCAATGTCAAGCGTTGAAAGTAAAGTCTGTTGGGTCGTGGAAAATTCGTTCATCAATAGCTCCTGAAAATTGCGTACTACTTATAACTGCTCATAAACGTTTATAACTTATTTCCGTCGCTTAACCAAGACAGACTGCACGGCCTGAACTATCTTACCTGTGGCGACCCCTCTAATTCTTTAATGTCAGTCAGGCAGGCGCCAGCAGAAAATCACGCACCACGGCGATTTGCTCTTCGCTCATCAGCCAGGGCGCATGGCCCACGCCGGGGAATTCCACCACCTGTACTTGAGGCCCGCTTTTTTGCATGCGCTCCACCGTGTCAGGCGTTAGTAAATCAGAATCCCCGCCGCGCAACACTAATACCGGACAACGCACCTTATCCCAAATCGGCCACATATCAATGCCCGAGAGAAAATTCATGCTGAGCGTCACCCCCTCCAAACCCTGCGCAGGAATGGCACCAATAATGGCCGGATCCCACCCCAGACGAAACCCGCCCGCCGACTGCAACACCACACTATGGCGCGTCACATCACGCCACTGCTCATCCGTTAGCGGCCCGAAATTGACACAGGTCTCACGCAAATACTGCTCGGCTTCCTCAAGATCAGCAAAGTGCGGATTCTCGTTGCCATGCTCACGATGCAAGCGATGCAACGCACGCCAGGGAACCAGCGGCCCCACATCATTTAACACCAAACGACGAATCGGCGAACCAGTACGAGCGGCGAGCATCATGCCGATCAAGCCACCCATCGATGTACCCACCCAATCCACCTGTGGCAATGGGTTTTCTCGCACTCGGTCTTCTTTCGCAGAGCGCTCCAAAAGTGACGATAAAAAACCGCCAGATGATGGCGGCGGTGCCGTCAGCCGCGCAATCAGCGCTGCCGCGTCTGACTGGTAAAGCGCAAAACCGTAGTCATTTTTATGCTCCAACCAATCGCTGGCCCCGCGCCCCACCACATCTGGGCAAGCAACGCGACAAGTGCGCGACAACTCTGCCGCCAGCGCATCGAAGTCATGGCTGTTGCGCGTCAAACCATGCACGCAGATAATGGTTTGCGCCGCATCCGCAGCCCCCCATTCGGTATAAGCCACCGTGTGAAAACCATGCGGATCAAGAGCGGGAAAGTGGCACAGGCGTGGTTGAGTATCCATGCCCGTAGAGTGCCATCTTTTGTCGCAAGAGGGAAGGCCAAAAACACGAAGGCCACAAACAAAAAACCCGCGAAAATTGCTTTTTGCGGGTTGTGATATTGCATTTTTGGCGGAGCGGACGAGACTCGAACTCGCGACCCCCGGCGTGACAGGCCGGTATTCTAACCAACTGAACTACCGCTCCGCAGCGGAAGGCGTGCATTATTTCACAACACATAAACAAGTGCAAGAAAAAGCGCGCAAGTCAGACAAGATGTTCTGCCTTTAACCCAAGGGATGACCCTTTAAACCGTATTGTGTGCGGCCATAAAACATCATGTGGTCTTCGTAAATCTGCGTCACGTGAATGGATAGCATAAACAGGTCACGCACAAACACTTCGACCAGATCTCCCTTGTATATGGCAACTCCGTCGAGTAACTCCAGTGTTCTGAAACCCACTTGCGACGCTGTCCGGGCAATGGATGAACGTCATGCACCCAGGCGGTTGCTGTCGATTTCAGGCACGAGCGGAATACCCTGCCGACTCCAGGATTCTATTTGCCCGGCATAACGTGCATGCAGGGCTTCGATTTGTTCGACCCAAGTCGTCACTTCGCCCACATTACATTGCGCGACGAGGGACTCCCATTCT contains the following coding sequences:
- the katG gene encoding catalase/peroxidase HPI, with the translated sequence MSSETKCPFHHTADAGKSNREWWPNQLDLKILHQHSSLSDPMDKGFNYAETFKSLDLAAVKQDLLALMTDSQDWWPADFGHYGPLFIRMAWHSAGTYRTGDGRGGAGRGNQRFAPLNSWPDNVNLDKARRLLWPIKQKYGRKISWADLMILTGNVALESMGFKTFGFGGGRKDIWEPEEDTYWGAETTWLGGDKRYSGDRDLENPLAAVQMGLIYVNPEGPNGNPDPLAAAKDIRETFARMAMNDEETVALIAGGHTFGKTHGAGDASLVGPAPEAAGIEEQGLGWKSRFGTGKGADQIGSGLEVTWTSTPTKWSNNFFWNLFGYEWELTKSPAGAHQWVAKGGAGAGTIPDAHDPAKRHAPTMLTTDLSLRFDPVYEKISRRFYENPDQFADAFARAWFKLTHRDMGPRARYLGPEVPAEALIWQDPIPTVNHKLIDAQDIASLKGKILASGLSVSQLVSTAWASASTFRGSDKRGGANGARIRLAPQKDWAVNQPEQLANVLKTLEHIQGEFNGAQSGGKKVSLADLIVLAGCAGVEQAVKHAGHAVTVPFAPGRMDASQAQTDVDSFAVLEPIADGFRNYLKGSHSVSAEAMLVNKSQLLTLTAPEMTVLVGGMRVLNTNVGQTQHGVFTQRPEALTNDFFLNLLDMGTEWKAVSDAKDVFEGRDRKTGELKWTGTRVDLVFGSNSQLRALAEVYGSSDAQEKFVHDFVAAWIKVMNLDRFDLA
- a CDS encoding catalase — protein: MTSKKSLTTTGGAPVVDNQNIMTAGPRGPVLMQDYQ
- a CDS encoding ATP-dependent DNA helicase is translated as MSVLDPIFAIEGPLAQAVEGFRVRPQQLEMAQRIALAIAGNAVLVAEAGTGTGKTFAYLVPALLSGGKVIISTGTKTLQDQLFNRDLPVVRAALKVGASIALLKGRSNYVCPYHLERALSAGRLASREEAGHLRKIVRFAERTKTGDKAECVDVPEDSAAWQVATSTRENCLGQECPNVKQCFVLTARQNAQMADVVVVNHHLFFADVMLKDEGMGELLPACNTVIFDEAHQLPEIAGLFFGESISTSQLIDLSRDARNEGITSAKDYLPLQEAAQYLDKAARDLRLSVKGENVRLPASQVENERDFSSALQTVTTALRELGKHLEAQSDRGEGLANCLERTQQLVHRLTRWQKGEAAEADGLVGPVVKWLEVYSHALSLNVTPLDIAPIFRRQMEGHPRAWIFASATLAVGQNFSHYCDALGLHEAETVVWGSPFDYANNGLLYAPLGMPDPNSAFYQEAVAEAAWPAIRAAGGRTFVLCTSLRAMRRIRELLQEKLQKEALDLPLLMQGEGSKTELLERFRFLGNAILVASQSFWEGVDVRGEALSLVVIDKLPFAPPDDPVLAARIESLRVAGENAFMTYQLPQAVISMKQGAGRLIRDEADRGVLMICDPRLTGKPYGKAIWRSLPPMRRTRDIIDVEAFFAQPVKSAP
- a CDS encoding hotdog fold thioesterase; this translates as MNEFSTTQQTLLSTLDIELVEQTKNRVVATMPVGPKVHQTFGLLHGGASVVLAETVASVAACLNLDPGKETAVGLEINANHLRGKRDGVVTATATPIHIGRRTQVWDIRIVDEDSKPVCVSRCTMAVVPVSP
- a CDS encoding alpha/beta fold hydrolase, with amino-acid sequence MDTQPRLCHFPALDPHGFHTVAYTEWGAADAAQTIICVHGLTRNSHDFDALAAELSRTCRVACPDVVGRGASDWLEHKNDYGFALYQSDAAALIARLTAPPPSSGGFLSSLLERSAKEDRVRENPLPQVDWVGTSMGGLIGMMLAARTGSPIRRLVLNDVGPLVPWRALHRLHREHGNENPHFADLEEAEQYLRETCVNFGPLTDEQWRDVTRHSVVLQSAGGFRLGWDPAIIGAIPAQGLEGVTLSMNFLSGIDMWPIWDKVRCPVLVLRGGDSDLLTPDTVERMQKSGPQVQVVEFPGVGHAPWLMSEEQIAVVRDFLLAPA
- a CDS encoding catalase-related domain-containing protein translates to MLFENTARSVGGASREIQLRHIGNCMKADPAYGMGVAKALGIPEAEISAALGC
- a CDS encoding Rieske (2Fe-2S) protein gives rise to the protein MKRIKVAGSNDVKETQLHAVQANGQSVLLTRVQGKVCAISSKCTHLGLSMKGGKVVDGVIQCPWHGSRFDICTGKNLNWANSFLGIPMPKFMHGMIGMGKKPAPVPTFKASEEEGAVFVEMP
- a CDS encoding catalase — encoded protein: MAHFNRKRIPGCVIHAIGADAYETFMVNRA